A single window of Desulfovibrio sp. G11 DNA harbors:
- a CDS encoding (deoxy)nucleoside triphosphate pyrophosphohydrolase, translated as MDNTQTIDVAAGIIWRGGHFLASQRPTNKVMEGYWEFPGGKIEGDESPEEALRRELAEELGIGVREASYWQCVEHCYADRKLNVRLYFFHVTDFSGEPCPAEGQNLRWISPDEAPALDFLPADSGVLEQLLTLGKLNGAPE; from the coding sequence ATGGACAACACGCAAACCATTGACGTGGCGGCGGGCATCATCTGGCGCGGCGGACACTTTCTGGCCTCGCAACGCCCCACCAACAAGGTTATGGAAGGCTACTGGGAATTTCCCGGCGGCAAGATAGAAGGCGATGAAAGCCCTGAAGAAGCGCTCAGGCGCGAACTGGCTGAAGAGCTGGGCATAGGCGTACGTGAAGCCAGCTACTGGCAGTGCGTGGAGCATTGCTATGCTGACCGCAAGCTCAACGTACGCCTGTATTTCTTTCATGTTACCGATTTTTCCGGCGAGCCGTGCCCCGCCGAAGGGCAGAACCTGCGCTGGATCAGCCCTGACGAGGCCCCGGCGCTGGACTTTTTGCCTGCGGATTCCGGCGTGCTTGAACAGTTGCTGACCCTCGGCAAGCTGAACGGCGCTCCTGAATGA